One segment of Rhodanobacter thiooxydans DNA contains the following:
- a CDS encoding NAD(P)-dependent alcohol dehydrogenase: MTTKAYGAHAADKPLQPIDIERRAPGPQDVQIDIAYCGVCHSDLHTVRSEWGGTLYPCVPGHEIVGHVSAVGSAVTGFKLGDTVGVGCLVGSCQHCASCDEGLEQYCENGFVGTYNGPTSDAPGHTLGGYSQRIVVDRKFVLKIRHPEEQLAAVAPLLCAGITTYSPLRHWNAGPGKKVGVVGIGGLGHMGVKIAHAMGAYVVAFTSSESKRQAALDLGADAVVVSRNADEMKAHAGSFDLILNTVAASHSLDAYTSLLKRDGTLVLVGVPEHPHPSPSIANLIFKRRAIAGSLIGGIAETQEMLDFCADKGIVADIEMITAQQIDEAYDRMVKSDVKYRFVIDNATLAG; this comes from the coding sequence ATGACGACCAAAGCCTACGGCGCCCACGCCGCCGACAAGCCGCTGCAGCCGATCGATATCGAGCGCCGCGCGCCTGGTCCGCAAGACGTGCAGATCGACATCGCCTATTGCGGCGTCTGCCATTCCGACCTGCATACGGTGCGCTCCGAATGGGGCGGCACGTTGTATCCCTGCGTGCCCGGCCACGAGATCGTCGGCCACGTCAGCGCCGTGGGCAGCGCGGTGACCGGCTTCAAGCTTGGCGACACGGTGGGCGTGGGCTGCCTGGTGGGCAGTTGCCAGCATTGCGCGTCCTGCGACGAAGGGCTGGAGCAGTACTGCGAGAACGGCTTCGTCGGCACCTACAACGGTCCGACTTCGGACGCACCCGGCCACACGCTGGGCGGCTACTCGCAGCGCATCGTGGTGGACCGGAAGTTCGTGCTGAAGATCCGCCATCCCGAGGAGCAGCTGGCGGCGGTCGCGCCGCTGCTGTGCGCGGGCATCACCACTTACTCGCCGTTGCGGCACTGGAACGCCGGCCCGGGCAAGAAGGTCGGCGTGGTCGGCATCGGCGGGCTGGGCCACATGGGCGTGAAGATCGCGCACGCGATGGGCGCGTACGTGGTGGCGTTCACCAGTTCGGAGAGCAAGCGCCAGGCGGCGCTGGACCTGGGTGCGGACGCGGTGGTGGTTTCGCGCAACGCCGACGAGATGAAGGCGCATGCGGGCAGTTTCGACCTGATCCTCAACACGGTGGCCGCCAGCCACTCGCTGGATGCATATACCTCGCTGCTCAAACGCGACGGCACCCTAGTGCTGGTCGGCGTGCCGGAGCATCCGCACCCGTCGCCGAGCATCGCCAACCTGATCTTCAAGCGCCGGGCCATCGCCGGCTCGCTGATCGGCGGCATCGCCGAAACCCAGGAGATGCTGGATTTCTGCGCGGACAAGGGCATCGTCGCCGACATCGAGATGATCACGGCACAGCAGATCGACGAGGCCTACGACCGCATGGTGAAGAGCGACGTGAAGTACCGTTTCGTGATCGACAACGCGACGCTGGCCGGCTGA
- a CDS encoding (R)-mandelonitrile lyase has product MDIIRNGSQPSVTGPAEYFTGKVRIDSPFKGADGANISGAFVTFESGARSAWHTHPLGQTLIVTSGKGWTQCEGGPIVEINAGDIISCPPNHRHWHGATPTTAMTHIAIQEAKDGKVVEWMEKVTDKEYLVGLAS; this is encoded by the coding sequence ATGGACATCATCCGCAACGGCTCGCAGCCCTCCGTCACCGGGCCGGCTGAGTACTTCACCGGCAAGGTGCGCATCGATTCACCATTCAAGGGTGCCGACGGCGCGAACATCTCCGGAGCCTTCGTGACCTTCGAGTCGGGTGCGCGCAGCGCCTGGCACACCCATCCGCTCGGACAGACCTTGATCGTCACCTCCGGCAAGGGCTGGACCCAGTGCGAAGGCGGCCCGATCGTCGAGATCAACGCCGGCGACATCATCAGCTGTCCACCGAACCACCGGCACTGGCACGGCGCCACGCCGACCACGGCGATGACCCATATCGCCATCCAGGAAGCGAAGGACGGCAAGGTGGTCGAATGGATGGAGAAGGTCACTGACAAGGAATACCTTGTGGGTCTGGCATCCTGA
- a CDS encoding carboxymuconolactone decarboxylase family protein, translated as MKVTDPELIEIFDNWAFDEVIEATEMHIRLRLMVQLAALIACQAVNEYCVMLGGALNVGVTPVQAKEILYQAVPYVGMARAFDFLHATNEVFKERGIDLPLPAQATTTAQTRFDKGMETQRRIFGDRSKTSAAQSPADLEHIPRFLSANCFGDYYTRHGLDLQTRELLTFAILASLGGCEPQLTAHLAGNLAMGNDRQTLIATVTQLLPFIGYPRTLNAIKVINEGAPA; from the coding sequence TTGAAGGTCACCGACCCCGAGCTGATCGAGATCTTCGACAACTGGGCCTTCGACGAGGTGATTGAAGCCACCGAGATGCATATCCGCCTGCGCCTGATGGTGCAACTGGCGGCGCTGATCGCCTGCCAGGCGGTGAACGAATACTGCGTCATGCTTGGCGGCGCGCTCAACGTCGGCGTGACGCCGGTGCAGGCGAAAGAGATCCTGTATCAGGCTGTGCCTTACGTGGGCATGGCCAGGGCGTTCGACTTCCTGCACGCCACCAACGAGGTGTTCAAGGAACGTGGCATCGACCTGCCGCTGCCGGCGCAGGCGACCACCACGGCGCAGACGCGCTTCGACAAGGGGATGGAGACGCAGAGGCGGATCTTCGGCGACCGCAGCAAGACGTCGGCCGCGCAGTCACCCGCGGATCTCGAACACATCCCGCGCTTCCTCTCCGCGAACTGCTTCGGCGACTACTACACGCGCCACGGCCTGGATTTGCAGACACGTGAACTGCTGACGTTCGCCATCCTCGCCTCGCTCGGCGGCTGCGAGCCGCAGCTGACGGCTCACCTCGCGGGCAACCTGGCCATGGGCAACGACCGTCAGACGCTCATCGCAACCGTCACGCAGCTTTTGCCCTTCATCGGTTATCCACGTACGTTGAATGCCATAAAAGTGATCAACGAGGGTGCCCCGGCCTGA
- a CDS encoding aldo/keto reductase: MQTRTLGRSGLDVSALGFGCMGLNFGYGPGPGKQEAIALIRDAFANGVTFFDTAEAYGPFTNEELVGEALAPIRNQVVIATKFGFKDGDSKTGTDSRPERIRAVADASLKRLRTDRIDLFYQHRVDPNVPMEDVAGTVRELITEGKVRHFGLSEAGVQSIRRAHAVQPVAALQSEYSLWWREPEQDVLPTCEELGIGFVPFSPLGKGFLTGKIDAGTAFAKDDFRNIVPRFSPEARQANQTLVELLGKIAAGKQATPAQIALAWLLAQRPWIVPIPGTTKLHRLKENIGAAAITLNASELRQIEDALAHIQVQGDRYPAHLAALVGK, encoded by the coding sequence ATGCAAACGCGCACCCTTGGCCGTAGCGGCCTTGACGTCTCGGCCCTCGGCTTCGGCTGCATGGGCCTGAACTTCGGCTACGGCCCAGGCCCGGGCAAACAGGAGGCGATCGCGCTGATCCGTGATGCCTTTGCCAACGGCGTGACCTTCTTCGACACCGCCGAGGCCTATGGGCCGTTCACCAATGAGGAACTGGTCGGCGAGGCACTGGCGCCGATCCGCAACCAGGTGGTGATCGCCACCAAGTTCGGCTTCAAGGATGGCGATTCGAAGACCGGCACGGACAGTCGGCCGGAGCGCATCCGCGCCGTCGCTGACGCGTCGCTCAAGCGCTTGCGGACCGATCGCATCGATTTGTTCTACCAGCACCGCGTCGATCCCAACGTACCGATGGAAGACGTGGCCGGCACCGTCAGGGAGCTGATCACGGAAGGCAAGGTCAGGCACTTCGGCCTGTCCGAAGCGGGGGTGCAGTCGATCCGCCGTGCGCATGCGGTGCAGCCGGTCGCCGCGCTGCAAAGCGAATACTCGCTGTGGTGGCGCGAGCCCGAGCAAGACGTGCTGCCGACGTGTGAGGAACTGGGCATCGGCTTCGTGCCGTTCAGCCCGCTCGGCAAGGGTTTCCTCACCGGCAAGATCGATGCGGGCACGGCGTTCGCCAAGGACGACTTCCGCAACATCGTGCCGCGCTTCTCGCCGGAAGCACGCCAGGCCAACCAGACGCTGGTCGAGCTGCTTGGCAAGATCGCAGCCGGCAAGCAGGCGACACCGGCGCAAATTGCGCTGGCGTGGTTGCTCGCGCAGAGGCCGTGGATCGTGCCGATTCCGGGCACCACAAAGTTGCATCGCCTGAAGGAAAACATCGGCGCCGCCGCAATCACCTTGAACGCCAGTGAACTGCGCCAGATCGAGGATGCTCTCGCCCATATCCAGGTGCAGGGCGATCGCTATCCGGCCCACCTGGCTGCGCTCGTGGGCAAGTAA
- a CDS encoding LysR family transcriptional regulator, which produces MARENYNDLLAFLAVARERSFSRAAAQLGVSPSALSHTIRALEARLGLRLLTRTTRNVAPTEAGERLSRELTPNFEDIDAALANLSELRDKPSGTLRITTGEHAASTILWPVLRKLLPDYPDIRVEVISDSSLTDIVAERFDAGIRLGEQVARDMIAVPIGPPMRMAVVGSPGYLASRPPVKTPRDLTGHDCINIRFLTHGGLYAWEFEKKGHALNVRVDGRLTFNSTRHILAATLDGFGLACVPEDMVETDIADGKLQRLLADWCPPFPGYHLYYPSRRQSSPAFSLLVKALRKSS; this is translated from the coding sequence ATGGCACGCGAAAACTACAACGATCTGCTGGCCTTCCTCGCCGTGGCGCGCGAGCGCAGCTTCTCGCGGGCTGCCGCGCAGCTTGGCGTGTCGCCCTCGGCGCTCAGTCATACCATCCGCGCCCTGGAAGCCCGGCTTGGTCTGCGCCTGCTCACCCGCACCACGCGAAACGTTGCTCCCACTGAAGCGGGCGAACGACTGTCCAGGGAGCTGACGCCGAACTTCGAGGACATCGACGCGGCGCTCGCCAACCTGAGCGAACTGCGCGACAAGCCCAGCGGCACCCTGCGCATCACCACCGGCGAACATGCCGCCAGCACCATCCTGTGGCCGGTGCTGCGCAAGCTGCTGCCGGATTACCCGGACATCCGCGTCGAGGTGATCAGCGATTCCAGCCTGACCGACATCGTGGCCGAACGCTTCGATGCCGGTATCCGTCTGGGCGAGCAGGTAGCCCGGGACATGATCGCCGTACCCATCGGTCCACCAATGCGGATGGCGGTGGTCGGCTCACCAGGCTACCTGGCCTCACGCCCGCCGGTGAAAACACCGCGCGACCTCACCGGCCACGACTGCATCAACATCCGCTTCCTCACCCACGGCGGCCTGTACGCCTGGGAGTTCGAGAAGAAGGGCCACGCCTTGAACGTGCGCGTGGATGGACGGCTGACTTTCAACAGTACTCGCCACATCCTCGCAGCGACACTCGATGGCTTCGGCCTGGCCTGCGTGCCCGAAGATATGGTCGAGACGGACATTGCTGACGGCAAATTGCAACGCCTCCTCGCCGACTGGTGTCCACCCTTTCCCGGCTACCACCTCTACTACCCAAGCCGACGGCAATCTTCGCCGGCGTTCTCGTTGTTGGTGAAAGCGCTGCGAAAAAGCAGCTGA